In a single window of the Lebetimonas sp. JH292 genome:
- a CDS encoding type II secretion system protein — translation MRAFSLIELIFILVIMGILAFVGMQFIPNETPLSDFEILKKLILTKKTNALGYKVFGENNETCIKLTKNDINKEENASRVKYYFKSDIQVRGLSGNLLCFDYMGRPYDGVVNQKLTNLLKNFVTITLSYKNKEKNLTLYPISGYVR, via the coding sequence ATGAGAGCATTTAGTTTGATAGAACTTATTTTTATTTTAGTAATTATGGGAATACTTGCTTTTGTTGGTATGCAGTTTATTCCTAATGAAACGCCTTTAAGTGATTTTGAAATTTTAAAAAAATTAATTCTTACAAAAAAAACAAATGCTCTTGGATATAAAGTTTTTGGTGAAAACAACGAAACGTGTATAAAACTTACAAAAAATGATATTAACAAAGAAGAAAACGCATCAAGAGTTAAATATTATTTTAAATCAGATATTCAGGTAAGGGGTTTAAGTGGAAATTTACTCTGTTTTGATTATATGGGAAGGCCTTATGATGGGGTAGTAAATCAAAAGCTTACAAATTTGCTTAAAAATTTTGTTACAATAACATTAAGTTATAAAAATAAAGAAAAAAATTTAACACTCTATCCAATAAGTGGATATGTAAGGTAA
- a CDS encoding type II secretion system protein GspD, translating to MKKIFLFLIIAITLFATDCNKKLFTLHLKSPVKFSNIISDISSECNLNVVIIDKKAKDILNTDINYINIDNVSLKDFLNTLFDVKNLFYKIENNNIYISYYKTKTFKLDFVPNSITGVSNMDTTDNTVKTDYSFDFWQNLRNNLINILSNINGDYKKPVIDKNAGLITVTANKPQMDQIKKYFNDLSDRLHKEVLIDVKIYSVELSKSHQTGIDWSKLNIAMDASNIPLRAAYIGGSESVFNSATFNISGFLNFLAQNGNVNSISNPKIVTLNNQKALIRVGDTIYYKYANEITTDSNGNPTASYEINSTFVGVILDITPQISDNGVIILSISPRISSFKDITQLNDTKREMPPDTKDNSLISVVRMKNNQTLVLGGLITNDSNINVNGVPVLKEIPLIKYLFSSKEEISSRKELVFVITPHIIDLNTKKTLESYGYKKLPNLEDLDVK from the coding sequence ATGAAAAAAATATTTCTGTTTTTAATTATTGCAATAACTCTTTTTGCCACAGATTGTAATAAAAAACTCTTTACCCTGCATCTAAAAAGCCCTGTAAAATTCAGTAACATTATTTCAGACATATCAAGCGAATGTAATTTAAATGTGGTAATTATTGATAAAAAAGCAAAGGATATTTTAAATACCGATATAAATTATATAAATATTGACAATGTCTCATTAAAGGATTTTTTAAACACCCTTTTTGATGTTAAAAATCTTTTTTATAAAATAGAAAACAATAATATATATATATCTTATTATAAAACAAAGACATTTAAGCTCGATTTTGTACCAAATTCCATAACCGGTGTTTCAAATATGGATACAACCGACAATACGGTAAAAACCGATTACAGTTTTGATTTTTGGCAGAACCTCAGAAATAATTTGATAAATATTCTTTCAAATATAAACGGGGATTATAAAAAACCTGTAATAGATAAAAATGCAGGGCTGATAACAGTAACTGCGAATAAACCGCAAATGGATCAAATAAAAAAATATTTCAATGATTTAAGTGACAGGCTTCATAAAGAAGTGTTAATTGATGTTAAAATTTACAGTGTGGAACTCTCAAAATCACATCAGACTGGTATAGACTGGTCAAAACTCAATATTGCAATGGATGCTTCGAATATTCCTCTCAGGGCGGCATATATTGGAGGCAGTGAATCTGTTTTCAATTCGGCAACGTTTAATATAAGCGGATTTTTAAATTTTTTAGCTCAAAACGGAAATGTAAATTCAATATCAAATCCTAAAATAGTAACACTTAATAATCAAAAAGCCTTAATCAGGGTAGGGGATACAATTTATTATAAATATGCAAATGAAATTACAACTGATTCAAACGGAAATCCAACAGCTTCATATGAGATTAATTCTACATTTGTAGGAGTCATATTAGATATTACACCTCAAATTAGTGATAATGGAGTAATAATTCTTAGTATAAGTCCAAGAATTAGCTCTTTTAAAGATATTACCCAGCTAAATGATACAAAAAGGGAAATGCCGCCTGATACAAAAGATAATTCATTAATTAGCGTTGTTAGAATGAAAAATAACCAAACATTGGTTCTTGGAGGTTTGATAACAAACGATTCAAATATAAATGTTAATGGAGTTCCTGTTCTGAAAGAAATTCCATTAATTAAATATCTTTTTTCTTCAAAAGAGGAAATAAGTTCAAGAAAAGAACTTGTATTTGTTATAACCCCGCATATTATCGATTTGAATACCAAAAAAACGCTTGAAAGTTATGGATATAAAAAGCTTCCTAATTTAGAGGATTTGGATGTTAAGTAA
- a CDS encoding ATP-binding protein, with translation MLSNLINEFEDKINLKDYFSYVNFEIIKESVLFSKSNIIFLLGEPGSGKSFLLNYLYKNFNDYILINEAFESKEEFFKLAGNIENKRLLIDEAQLLDIKILEFLRTLSDKGNQVVFAMHKIEGEKIAKLPQFFSRYNEKIYLKPLNFEEFQKYTMSKFIKNNKPELIDEKILKKIYNLSGGNFRLCKKIVFTALDLLNFSLKNSLKYRKIDNCILTMSAIKLELK, from the coding sequence ATGTTAAGTAATTTAATAAATGAATTTGAGGATAAAATAAATTTGAAAGATTATTTTTCTTATGTAAATTTTGAAATAATTAAAGAATCGGTGCTTTTTTCAAAATCAAATATTATTTTTCTTTTGGGAGAGCCTGGAAGCGGAAAAAGTTTTTTATTAAATTATCTTTATAAAAATTTCAATGATTATATTTTAATTAATGAAGCATTTGAAAGTAAAGAAGAATTTTTTAAACTTGCCGGAAATATTGAAAATAAAAGATTGTTAATTGATGAAGCGCAGCTTTTGGATATTAAAATACTTGAATTTTTAAGAACACTTAGCGATAAAGGAAATCAGGTCGTTTTTGCGATGCACAAAATTGAAGGGGAAAAAATTGCAAAACTTCCACAGTTTTTTTCAAGATACAATGAGAAAATTTATTTAAAACCGTTGAATTTTGAAGAATTTCAAAAATACACAATGTCAAAATTTATAAAAAACAATAAACCTGAACTTATAGATGAAAAAATACTTAAAAAAATTTATAACCTTTCCGGAGGTAATTTTAGACTTTGTAAAAAAATTGTTTTTACAGCTTTGGATTTATTAAACTTTTCTTTGAAAAATTCGTTAAAATACAGGAAAATAGATAATTGTATTTTAACAATGAGCGCTATAAAACTGGAATTAAAATGA
- a CDS encoding CDC27 family protein, giving the protein MTLAKNYYKNGDYENALKWAKNANLQNKNKPESWIIVAKSLYKLNQKQKAIKILKIYYDYTKNKDILNIIERMKNGETF; this is encoded by the coding sequence ATAACACTTGCCAAAAATTATTATAAAAACGGTGATTATGAAAATGCTTTAAAATGGGCAAAAAATGCCAATTTGCAAAATAAAAATAAACCTGAAAGCTGGATTATTGTGGCCAAAAGTCTTTATAAATTAAATCAAAAACAAAAAGCGATTAAAATTTTAAAAATTTATTATGATTATACTAAAAATAAAGATATTTTAAATATTATAGAAAGGATGAAAAATGGGGAAACTTTTTAG
- a CDS encoding GspE/PulE family protein: MIRKNVRLGDLLIQNKIINEEELNNALEKQKELKKEGVYKKLGEILIELGFATEKEILETLSRQLGYPFVDLFGEKVDYDLMSSFPIALLERHKILPFRKDDEYIYVATSDPLDYEAVETVEKFSPKPLQIYIALSKDINAILERLKVTISTNELIKKVKIELQKGGGENIAAIDELLDVIIQNAIKQRSTDIHIEPGRYNFSVRSRIDGVLRELFSFDKDIYFPLISKIKLLSNMDISEKRRPQDGRFTKNYNNRIYDFRVSTTPTLHGESVVLRVLDQQKILLRLTELGMSEYNLKRFEKLIHTPYGIVFVTGPTGSGKTTTLYAALNELKGVDKKIITVEDPVEYEIPLIQQIPVNYKIGVTFAVALRSILRQDPDIIMIGEVRDTETLTASIQAALTGHLVLATLHTNDAPSAITRMVQMGAENYLVADALIGVVAQRLVRKICPYCKEVFHPSKQELELIKPYLKENITFYKGKGCKECNFTGYLGREMISEVLIINDKLAHLIANSKDKVEILEIAKELGFVSMIDDGINKVKSGITTLEEILRVVKVDVV; the protein is encoded by the coding sequence ATGATTAGAAAAAATGTAAGATTAGGGGATTTATTAATACAAAATAAAATAATTAACGAAGAAGAATTAAACAATGCTCTTGAAAAACAAAAAGAATTAAAAAAAGAGGGGGTTTATAAAAAACTTGGCGAAATATTAATTGAACTCGGTTTTGCAACGGAAAAAGAGATACTTGAAACACTTTCTCGTCAGCTTGGATATCCTTTTGTAGATTTATTTGGTGAAAAAGTAGATTATGATTTGATGAGCTCATTTCCAATTGCTTTGCTCGAAAGACATAAGATTCTGCCTTTTAGAAAAGATGACGAATATATTTATGTTGCCACTTCAGACCCTCTTGATTATGAAGCGGTGGAAACGGTTGAAAAATTTTCTCCAAAACCTCTTCAAATATATATAGCTTTAAGCAAAGATATAAATGCCATACTTGAGAGGTTAAAAGTTACCATTTCAACCAACGAATTGATTAAAAAGGTAAAAATTGAACTTCAAAAAGGAGGTGGGGAAAATATAGCCGCAATAGATGAGCTTTTGGATGTAATAATTCAAAATGCGATAAAACAGCGTTCAACCGATATTCATATAGAACCGGGAAGATACAATTTTTCGGTAAGAAGCAGAATAGACGGGGTTTTAAGAGAGCTTTTTTCTTTCGATAAAGATATATATTTTCCTTTGATTTCCAAAATTAAATTACTCTCAAATATGGATATCAGTGAAAAAAGAAGACCGCAGGATGGAAGATTTACAAAAAATTATAATAACCGTATTTATGATTTCAGGGTTTCCACCACACCAACTCTTCATGGAGAAAGCGTAGTTTTAAGGGTACTTGATCAGCAAAAAATTCTTCTTAGACTTACCGAACTTGGAATGAGCGAATATAATTTAAAAAGATTTGAAAAACTTATCCACACCCCTTATGGAATAGTGTTTGTAACAGGTCCTACAGGAAGCGGTAAAACAACCACTTTATATGCTGCACTGAATGAATTAAAAGGAGTTGATAAAAAAATTATTACCGTAGAAGATCCTGTGGAATATGAAATTCCTCTGATTCAACAAATTCCTGTTAATTATAAAATAGGTGTAACATTTGCCGTGGCTTTAAGAAGTATTTTAAGGCAGGACCCTGATATTATAATGATAGGTGAAGTCAGAGACACTGAAACACTTACCGCTTCTATTCAGGCGGCACTTACCGGACATTTGGTGCTTGCTACGCTTCATACAAACGATGCACCAAGTGCAATTACAAGAATGGTTCAGATGGGGGCGGAAAATTATCTGGTGGCCGACGCTTTGATCGGAGTGGTTGCCCAAAGACTTGTAAGAAAAATTTGTCCTTACTGCAAAGAAGTTTTTCATCCAAGCAAGCAGGAACTGGAATTAATAAAACCGTATTTAAAAGAAAATATTACCTTTTACAAAGGCAAAGGATGTAAGGAATGTAATTTTACCGGATATTTGGGGCGTGAAATGATAAGCGAAGTATTAATTATTAATGATAAACTGGCCCATTTGATAGCGAACAGCAAAGACAAGGTTGAAATTCTCGAAATTGCAAAAGAACTTGGGTTTGTAAGTATGATAGATGACGGCATAAATAAAGTAAAATCAGGTATTACTACATTAGAAGAAATCTTGAGGGTTGTAAAAGTAGATGTGGTTTAA
- a CDS encoding type II secretion system F family protein: protein MWFKIDYIKNGKLYSKTLKAKSINEAVKLLKKRDNRAIIRDIKKIEKESLIDEFLTKLDLAKIDFEEYISVIDQLYVMLDAGLGIDTVIDNIKENIKNKKLKKIFFSLANDIRAGLSLSDSVKKFEKDLGTLSTAMVSLGEETGDLARAMHDLSQILSEILENRKRLKKATRYPVFIIFAMMIAFVVVILFVIPPFKSLFASLHTELPLPTRFLLWIEYAFEQYGLYVLAGAVIIFGILTYIYNTSEKARLKMDKFMLKIYIVGPVIKLAMIGRFIFVMQRLIDAGIPIINAVEIALNIVDNRFIYKRLILIKNSIQMGGTVKQGFVESGLFENMIIQMIAAGEESGSLVLMLQKASNYYLSKYRYIVDNIAALIEPVLIAAIAGFVFTLALGIFLPMWNLTEAMQ, encoded by the coding sequence ATGTGGTTTAAAATAGATTATATAAAAAACGGAAAATTATATTCAAAAACACTTAAAGCAAAAAGCATTAACGAAGCTGTAAAATTATTAAAAAAAAGAGATAACAGGGCAATAATCAGAGATATAAAAAAAATTGAAAAAGAATCTTTAATAGACGAATTTTTAACAAAACTTGATTTGGCAAAAATCGATTTTGAAGAATATATAAGCGTTATTGATCAATTATATGTAATGCTTGATGCCGGACTTGGTATAGATACAGTAATAGATAATATAAAAGAAAATATAAAAAATAAAAAATTAAAAAAAATATTTTTTTCACTTGCAAATGATATTAGAGCCGGTCTTTCACTGAGCGATAGTGTTAAAAAGTTTGAAAAAGATTTGGGCACATTAAGTACAGCAATGGTTTCTTTGGGTGAAGAAACAGGGGATCTGGCAAGGGCGATGCATGATCTCTCTCAAATTTTAAGTGAAATTTTGGAAAACAGAAAAAGACTTAAAAAAGCAACCCGTTATCCTGTTTTTATTATATTTGCAATGATGATTGCATTTGTAGTGGTGATTTTATTTGTAATTCCTCCATTTAAATCCCTTTTTGCCTCTCTTCATACCGAATTGCCGCTTCCTACAAGGTTTTTATTATGGATAGAATATGCATTTGAACAATATGGACTTTATGTATTAGCAGGTGCTGTAATAATTTTTGGAATATTAACATATATTTATAATACCAGTGAAAAAGCAAGACTTAAAATGGATAAATTTATGCTTAAAATTTATATAGTGGGTCCCGTTATAAAGTTGGCTATGATTGGCAGGTTTATTTTTGTAATGCAAAGACTTATTGATGCGGGGATTCCTATAATTAATGCAGTGGAAATTGCTTTAAATATTGTTGATAACAGATTTATCTACAAAAGACTGATACTGATTAAAAATTCCATTCAGATGGGTGGGACTGTAAAGCAGGGCTTTGTTGAGAGCGGACTGTTTGAAAATATGATAATTCAAATGATAGCGGCTGGGGAAGAATCGGGCTCGCTTGTACTTATGCTTCAAAAGGCAAGCAATTATTATCTGAGTAAATACAGGTATATTGTTGATAATATTGCAGCGCTGATTGAACCTGTTTTAATAGCTGCAATAGCGGGATTTGTATTTACACTGGCACTTGGAATATTTTTGCCGATGTGGAATCTTACAGAAGCAATGCAATAG
- a CDS encoding type II secretion system protein encodes MRKGFTLIELIFVIVIIGLLAAVAVPKFLNLKQNAEAAPLLEAINDLNGSGGASAYLNASELRGIKDNELNITNFYKFQGGYWTVSTDNKTATYRSGYTDLNATISYNNNGTATVTNYCDTTSDQGKAAEGYLKAHGLDCSPTGTSYTINLATQK; translated from the coding sequence ATGAGAAAAGGTTTTACGTTAATTGAATTAATTTTTGTTATTGTAATTATCGGTCTTTTAGCAGCAGTTGCAGTTCCTAAATTTTTAAATCTAAAACAAAATGCAGAGGCAGCGCCATTGTTAGAGGCAATAAATGATTTAAACGGAAGTGGTGGAGCAAGTGCTTATCTGAATGCATCAGAATTGAGAGGAATTAAAGATAATGAGTTAAATATAACTAATTTCTATAAATTTCAAGGCGGTTATTGGACAGTATCAACTGACAATAAAACTGCTACATATAGAAGCGGATATACTGATTTAAATGCCACTATTTCTTATAACAATAATGGTACAGCAACTGTAACAAATTATTGTGATACCACATCAGATCAAGGAAAAGCAGCTGAAGGTTATTTAAAAGCTCATGGTTTAGATTGTTCACCAACTGGAACTTCCTATACTATAAATTTAGCAACACAAAAATAA
- a CDS encoding prepilin-type N-terminal cleavage/methylation domain-containing protein has protein sequence MGRAFTLIEIIFVIVLIGLLASVAIPKFTNLTTNAKNSALKSIITSVQSSIDNIHSQWVVNDDFKWIGADGIDRF, from the coding sequence ATGGGAAGAGCATTTACATTAATAGAAATTATTTTTGTAATTGTTCTCATAGGTCTTCTGGCCTCTGTGGCCATACCTAAGTTTACCAATCTTACAACAAATGCAAAAAATTCCGCGCTTAAATCAATAATTACTTCTGTCCAGTCTTCAATTGACAATATTCATTCTCAGTGGGTTGTAAATGATGATTTTAAATGGATCGGGGCTGACGGAATTGACCGATTTTGA
- a CDS encoding PAS domain-containing sensor histidine kinase: protein MNISKENEELIKNLETLIERTYEVENEFIELKNILNGVIEFLPHALWVIDENEEIIAENSKTNEFNFIPNEGEIEINDKVYLIRSSKIENKKIISATDITEQKRNERLISMGQMAAHLAHEIRNPIGSISILLSLLKKECPNNELINEAKSSIFRIERIIKSTLLFSKGLKLNKRIFFLSELQKDLEEIIKYYSYSKNIEFIFFLPDIEINADYDLILLVLQNMLINAIDAIEEDENEEGLIEILYDKKDNYHIINIYDSGKEIEDKNILFTPFKSTKTKGNGLGLALSKEIIEAHKGKIELAKEKKGFRIYLAYLNNRFSHSSLLTPSPSSHTINPLELS, encoded by the coding sequence ATGAATATTTCAAAAGAAAATGAAGAGCTGATAAAAAATCTTGAAACATTAATTGAGAGGACTTATGAAGTAGAAAACGAATTTATTGAATTAAAAAACATATTAAATGGGGTTATTGAATTTTTACCACATGCTCTATGGGTTATAGATGAAAATGAGGAAATTATTGCCGAGAATTCTAAAACCAATGAGTTTAATTTTATTCCAAATGAAGGGGAAATAGAGATAAATGATAAAGTCTATTTAATCAGAAGCTCAAAAATTGAAAACAAAAAAATAATAAGCGCAACAGATATAACTGAACAAAAAAGAAATGAAAGATTAATCTCAATGGGTCAGATGGCAGCACATTTAGCACATGAAATAAGAAACCCAATAGGTTCTATTTCCATACTTTTGTCTTTATTAAAAAAAGAATGTCCAAACAATGAATTAATTAATGAAGCAAAAAGCTCAATTTTCAGGATTGAAAGAATAATTAAATCGACTCTTCTTTTTTCAAAAGGCTTAAAACTTAATAAAAGAATCTTTTTTTTAAGCGAATTACAAAAAGATTTGGAAGAGATTATAAAATATTATTCATATTCTAAAAACATAGAATTTATATTCTTTTTACCTGACATTGAAATAAATGCCGATTATGATTTAATATTACTCGTTCTTCAAAATATGTTAATAAATGCGATTGATGCAATAGAAGAAGATGAAAATGAAGAAGGATTAATTGAAATTTTATACGATAAAAAAGATAATTATCATATTATTAATATTTATGATTCCGGAAAAGAAATAGAAGATAAAAATATACTTTTTACACCTTTTAAATCCACAAAAACAAAAGGTAACGGTCTTGGACTTGCTTTAAGTAAGGAAATTATAGAAGCTCATAAAGGAAAGATAGAATTAGCTAAAGAAAAAAAAGGATTTAGGATTTATCTTGCCTATTTAAATAATAGATTTTCACATTCCTCTTTACTTACTCCATCTCCGTCATCACATACAATTAATCCGCTTGAGCTGTCATAA
- a CDS encoding long-chain-fatty-acid--CoA ligase, protein MNYQYNNFYEILEKNAKNLKNKPAYFLNNRKISWERVKKKVDTFARALEIIGVKKGDLVPVLVGNSIEFIVAILAIQKLSAVAVPVNTFLKEEEITFILNDTEAEILIASSKFKNNLKNIRNNTNIKKIIWEGEVENIDENNISFSEILSNFESHEVKELPKRNDLAVIIYTSGTTGKPKGAMLTYKNFFSNIYGINELIKLTNKDRFIAYLPMFHSFTLTVNILLPMFYGSPVVIIRSIMPFSKIIKETLLKRVTIFTGVPDVYSALSRAKLPFYFHWFNKIRFFVSGAAPLAGEVLERFSKKFKRAKLLEGYGLSECSPVVAVNRAELQKPSSVGPAIPGVEVKIVNDELIEVPKGVAGEIIVKGDNVMKGYYKREDATQQTIINGWLLTGDIGKIDEDGYIYILDRKKDLIISKGVNIYPREIEEICLKFPGIKECAVIGKKENNDEIPVAFIELEDNAEFNEIEFKKYLKKHLANYKIPKAFYVIDELPKNATGKVLKRKLRENIEEYMK, encoded by the coding sequence ATGAATTATCAATATAATAACTTCTATGAAATACTTGAAAAAAATGCAAAAAATTTAAAAAACAAACCTGCCTATTTTCTAAATAACAGAAAAATTTCCTGGGAGAGAGTCAAAAAAAAAGTTGACACATTTGCCAGGGCTTTGGAAATAATAGGTGTTAAAAAAGGTGATTTAGTTCCTGTTTTAGTTGGAAATTCAATAGAATTTATTGTTGCAATTCTTGCCATACAAAAACTCTCTGCCGTTGCCGTACCGGTTAATACGTTTTTAAAAGAAGAAGAAATTACTTTTATTTTAAATGACACTGAAGCTGAAATTTTAATAGCTTCAAGCAAATTTAAAAACAATCTAAAAAATATAAGAAACAATACAAATATTAAAAAAATTATTTGGGAAGGTGAAGTTGAAAATATAGATGAAAATAATATCTCTTTTTCTGAAATACTCTCAAACTTTGAATCTCATGAAGTAAAAGAACTTCCTAAAAGAAATGATTTGGCGGTAATTATTTATACATCCGGAACTACCGGAAAACCAAAAGGGGCAATGCTTACATACAAAAATTTTTTCTCAAACATCTACGGGATAAATGAGCTTATTAAACTTACAAATAAAGACAGATTTATAGCATATCTTCCTATGTTTCACTCATTCACCCTGACTGTTAATATTTTACTTCCAATGTTTTACGGTTCCCCTGTTGTAATAATACGCTCAATTATGCCTTTTAGTAAAATTATTAAAGAGACTCTACTAAAAAGAGTTACAATTTTCACAGGTGTTCCGGATGTTTATTCAGCACTCTCAAGGGCAAAACTTCCTTTTTATTTTCATTGGTTTAATAAAATAAGGTTTTTTGTTTCAGGAGCCGCACCTCTCGCCGGGGAAGTGCTGGAGAGATTTTCAAAAAAATTCAAAAGGGCAAAACTGCTTGAAGGTTACGGACTTAGCGAATGCTCCCCTGTAGTGGCGGTCAACAGAGCCGAGCTTCAAAAACCTTCTTCAGTCGGCCCCGCAATTCCGGGAGTTGAAGTAAAAATAGTAAATGATGAATTAATTGAAGTGCCGAAAGGAGTTGCCGGTGAAATTATCGTAAAAGGCGATAATGTCATGAAAGGCTACTATAAAAGGGAAGACGCCACTCAACAAACCATTATTAATGGATGGCTGCTTACGGGAGATATTGGAAAAATAGATGAAGACGGGTATATTTATATACTTGATAGAAAAAAAGATTTGATTATTTCTAAAGGCGTAAATATTTATCCAAGAGAAATAGAAGAAATCTGCCTGAAATTTCCGGGAATTAAAGAGTGTGCGGTAATTGGAAAAAAAGAAAATAATGATGAAATTCCTGTTGCATTTATTGAGCTTGAAGACAATGCAGAATTTAATGAAATAGAATTTAAAAAATACTTAAAAAAACATCTTGCAAATTATAAAATCCCAAAAGCTTTTTATGTAATAGATGAACTTCCAAAAAATGCCACCGGAAAAGTTTTAAAAAGAAAATTAAGAGAAAATATTGAGGAATATATGAAATGA
- the rsmI gene encoding 16S rRNA (cytidine(1402)-2'-O)-methyltransferase: MIYFVPTPIGNLADITKRALLALENSEIIFCEDTRVTKKLLNLLNIPLNKFFISMHSHNESKIINSLDINLLKTKECSYVSDAGMPGISDPGSKLIRFCQKNNIPYTVLPGPSAFVTAFVASGFEGEFCFYMFLPNKGKERTDKLYEIMQTGKISILYEAPHRIEKLIKEIQKIDENREIFLIKEISKIHEKFIKAKAKDIKLDNTKGEWVVVINKAEKTKTLNLTYEDILNLNLPIKEKSKLLAKISEKSQKEIYNSLLNNG, translated from the coding sequence TTGATATATTTTGTTCCAACACCAATTGGAAATTTAGCCGATATTACAAAAAGGGCTCTTTTAGCCCTTGAAAATTCCGAAATTATATTTTGCGAAGACACAAGGGTAACAAAAAAACTTCTGAATCTGTTAAACATCCCACTAAATAAATTTTTTATTTCGATGCATTCACATAATGAATCAAAAATAATTAACAGCCTGGATATAAATCTTTTGAAAACTAAAGAATGCTCTTACGTCAGTGATGCCGGAATGCCAGGAATAAGTGACCCAGGTAGTAAATTAATTCGGTTTTGTCAGAAAAACAATATACCCTATACTGTTTTACCGGGACCAAGCGCTTTTGTAACAGCTTTTGTTGCAAGCGGATTTGAAGGTGAATTTTGTTTTTATATGTTTTTACCAAATAAAGGAAAAGAAAGAACCGATAAATTATATGAAATTATGCAAACAGGCAAAATTTCTATTCTTTACGAAGCTCCTCACAGAATTGAAAAACTGATTAAAGAAATTCAAAAAATAGATGAAAACAGAGAAATTTTTCTAATAAAAGAAATATCAAAAATTCATGAAAAATTTATAAAAGCAAAAGCAAAAGATATAAAGTTAGATAATACTAAAGGCGAATGGGTTGTTGTAATAAACAAAGCCGAAAAAACAAAAACACTAAATCTGACTTATGAAGACATATTAAACCTTAACCTTCCCATAAAAGAAAAATCAAAACTTCTTGCTAAAATAAGTGAAAAATCACAAAAAGAGATATACAATTCACTGTTAAATAATGGATAA
- the rpmE gene encoding 50S ribosomal protein L31 yields MKKGIHPKYLTCQVTCTCGHTFEILSNQPTLRIEVCDKCHPFYTGQERNLDRGGKVEKFKKKYGLK; encoded by the coding sequence ATGAAAAAAGGTATACATCCCAAATATTTGACTTGTCAGGTTACATGCACATGCGGTCACACTTTTGAAATACTTTCAAATCAACCTACACTCAGAATTGAAGTATGCGATAAATGTCATCCTTTCTATACAGGACAGGAAAGAAACTTAGACAGAGGCGGAAAAGTAGAGAAATTTAAGAAAAAATACGGCTTAAAATAA
- the rplT gene encoding 50S ribosomal protein L20, whose protein sequence is MMRVKTGTVRRKRHKKILKMAKGFYSGRRKHFRKAKEQIERSLVYAFRDRKQKKRDFRKLWIVRINAACRLNDISYSRFINGLKKAGIELDRKILADLAMNEPEVFAAVVQKAKEAL, encoded by the coding sequence ATAATGAGAGTAAAAACAGGAACGGTAAGAAGAAAAAGACATAAAAAAATATTAAAAATGGCTAAAGGCTTCTATTCTGGCAGAAGAAAACATTTTAGAAAAGCCAAAGAACAGATTGAAAGAAGTCTTGTATACGCTTTTAGAGACAGGAAACAGAAAAAAAGAGATTTCAGAAAATTATGGATTGTAAGAATTAATGCCGCATGCAGATTAAACGATATTAGTTATTCAAGATTTATAAACGGGCTTAAAAAAGCCGGCATCGAACTTGATAGAAAAATACTTGCCGATTTAGCTATGAACGAACCTGAAGTTTTTGCTGCGGTTGTTCAAAAAGCTAAAGAGGCACTATAA
- the rpmI gene encoding 50S ribosomal protein L35 gives MPKMKTNRGAAKRFKVKKSGKIKRGSAFRSHILTKKSQKRKRNFRAPKYVAKVNYKEVRELLGV, from the coding sequence ATGCCTAAAATGAAAACAAACAGAGGGGCGGCTAAAAGATTCAAAGTTAAAAAAAGCGGTAAAATCAAAAGAGGAAGCGCTTTTAGAAGCCATATTTTAACTAAAAAATCACAAAAAAGAAAAAGAAATTTTAGAGCCCCTAAATATGTTGCAAAAGTAAACTACAAAGAAGTAAGAGAACTTTTAGGAGTTTAG